The DNA region TCGCCAAGAATCGGCTTGCCCCCACCGCGGAGTTTTTCTATCACCCGCCTCACACCGATGAGTGCTCCCTTCGTCTATCGGTTAGGACGCCAGGTTTTCAACCTGGAAAGAGGGGTTCGATTCCCCTAGGGAGTGCCATCGTTGTTCCCCCCAAGTTGACGGGTTCCAAGTGGTGGATAAGCCGCCAGCACGCAGCTCATGGCGCGCGTCGGCTGTCCCCTCTCCCATGACGCGCGCGGTCGCCACCTGCAGATCACGGCCGCCGCGCGCCTAAAGCCCCAGCAAATCAGTGCTGAAATGCGTGTGCTTCCCGCGGCCCGCGCGCTTGGAGGCATAGAGCGCGAGATCGGCATGGTGGAGCATCTGCTCGACCGTGGGGGTCTCGTACTGTCCCGAGCGGCTCGTGCCGGCGGAGCCCGAAATCCGGCACGTCTCCCCGTTCCACGGGATGGGATGCTCGAGGCGCGCGATGATCCGAGCGGCGATGGCGGCGAGCCGGTCGGGGTGCTGCAGCTCGTGGATGATCAGCACGAATTCGTCGCCCCCGACCCGCGCCACGGTATCCTCGCGCCGCGTCTCGGCGACGAGGATGCGCGCCACCTCCTGCAAGACGTGATCCCCCGCCGCATGCCCGAGCGTGTCATTCACGGATTTGAAAAAATCGAGATCGAGATGCATGCACGAAAAGCCCACGCCGAGCGCGATGTAGCGGCCCATGATGTGATCCATGGCGCGGCGGTTTTTGAGGCCGGTGAGCGTATCGGTGAAGGCCTGCTCCTCCGCCGCGATCTTGGCGCCCTGGAGCCGCGCGTTGAGGTCCCGGCTCTGCTCCATCGCCGCGGATTTCGCCTCCACGAGGTAGAGCATCTCGATCGTCAGATCCGTGGGCGCGAAATCGCGGCTCGTGAGGCTGTAATTCCCCACAGCCTCGACCACCGAAATCCCGAAGGACATGTTCACGATGAGCCCGCCCATATGGGGAGCGGCCACCGCCTTCACCGGCGTGCGATGGGCATCCCTGAGCCTCAGATGCAAAGGCGCGCCGCTATGCGCCTGAAGGTCGGCCACGCTCCGCGCGCCACGGGGGCGCACGAGCTCGAAGAGGTCGAGGAACGGCCGGCCCACGGCGTCATCATCCATGAGCTTGGCCAAGGTGGGGCCGAGATGGGCGATCTTGCCCTCGGAATTGACGGCAACGTGCATCGGGCAGAGCGCATCGAAGGCCTGCGCATCGGGCATGTGATCGAGCATGTCAGGAGGCCTCCCGCGCCAGCTCGAAGCTGCGCCCCTCGGTGAATGCCTCGTCCAAAAGCACGATACGGAGCACGTCGTAGGTCTTGCGGCTTTCGTCGAGCTCGAGAAAGGCGAGCGCACCGTAATCGTCGG from Pseudomonadota bacterium includes:
- a CDS encoding diguanylate cyclase; translated protein: MLDHMPDAQAFDALCPMHVAVNSEGKIAHLGPTLAKLMDDDAVGRPFLDLFELVRPRGARSVADLQAHSGAPLHLRLRDAHRTPVKAVAAPHMGGLIVNMSFGISVVEAVGNYSLTSRDFAPTDLTIEMLYLVEAKSAAMEQSRDLNARLQGAKIAAEEQAFTDTLTGLKNRRAMDHIMGRYIALGVGFSCMHLDLDFFKSVNDTLGHAAGDHVLQEVARILVAETRREDTVARVGGDEFVLIIHELQHPDRLAAIAARIIARLEHPIPWNGETCRISGSAGTSRSGQYETPTVEQMLHHADLALYASKRAGRGKHTHFSTDLLGL